In a single window of the Trypanosoma brucei brucei TREU927 chromosome 6, complete sequence genome:
- a CDS encoding importin alpha subunit, putative (similar to Importin alpha-1 subunit (Karyopherin alpha-1 subunit) (KAP alpha). (Swiss-Prot:Q96321) [Arabidopsis thaliana;]), with protein MFSGQNEKPKGAKQTPSVRGGAERRQRQMINIRQKAHGELIKHIREEEVAMEGVDGPTVPDPGNVWSYDQRTRPDDVPVQLLPQFVQMVMNGPTDREVYHGTLMVRKLLSVERSPPHEMVAQSGVIPHLVSFLDRADNPELQFEAAWALTNVAAGTSANTMILVEVGAIPRFINLLSSPSPDCRDQGAWAIGNMAGDGVATRDIALQHNAIPAFVNLISDPDQPLSIVRNATWAISNLCRGKPAPPLHYLLPTLPALANLLFHRDLEIATDASWAISYVSDGPHERVQAVLDTGVVPRVIELLAATSIPLQTSCIRTIGNIASGNDAQTQVIINCGVLEKLAPLVTHRKREIRKETCWTISNIAAGNSEQIDALIKSDLFPLVIKCLQGTELDVKKEAVWSIANVTLCGVSPHLYYLLDCGVIPPLCDVLNTHDPKTLTVALEALMGFLQVGEDRVKTGEVQENPVARAIIECGGVDAIERAQSSTDSSIYSIALCLLETFFNVEEEGAPQQFELGMDHGDPNGQPPQGQFDL; from the coding sequence ATGTTCAGTGGTCAGAATGAGAAACCGAAAGGGGCGAAACAAACCCCTTCGGTTCGAGGGGGTGCGGAGCGCCGGCAGCGGCAGATGATTAACATTCGACAGAAGGCCCACGGTGAGCTCATTAAACACATCCGCGAGGAAGAAGTAGCAATGGAAGGAGTTGATGGGCCCACGGTACCAGACCCCGGAAACGTTTGGTCGTACGATCAAAGAACCCGTCCCGATGACGTTCCGGTTCAGCTACTTCCCCAGTTCGTTCAGATGGTTATGAACGGCCCAACAGATAGAGAGGTATACCACGGGACACTGATGGTTCGCAAGTTACTTTCGGTGGAGAGGTCTCCCCCGCATGAAATGGTCGCCCAAAGTGGTGTCATTCCGCACCTTGTGAGCTTCCTGGACCGTGCAGATAACCCGGAACTGCAATTTGAAGCGGCTTGGGCATTGACGAATGTTGCTGCTGGCACATCCGCGAACACTATGATCCTCGTTGAGGTTGGGGCTATTCCGCGCTTTATCAACTTGCTCAGTTCACCTAGTCCTGACTGTCGTGACCAGGGTGCATGGGCTATTGGCAATATGGCCGGTGATGGTGTTGCCACCCGAGatattgcattgcaacatAATGCTATTCCTGCTTTTGTCAACCTTATTTCAGACCCCGATCAACCTCTATCCATCGTTCGCAATGCAACGTGGGCTATATCCAACTTGTGCCGTGGGAAGCCTGCTCCCCCGCTGCATTATTTGCTACCCACGCTACCTGCTTTAGCCAATTTACTTTTTCACAGGGATCTGGAGATCGCCACAGATGCGTCATGGGCGATTTCGTACGTTAGCGATGGTCCACACGAGCGCGTACAAGCGGTGTTGGATACTGGTGTTGTTCCCCGCGTTATAGAACTCCTCGCGGCAACGTCAATTCCGCTTCAAACGTCATGCATCCGAACCATTGGCAACATCGCGAGTGGCAATgatgcacaaacacaagtGATTATTAACTGTGGCGTATTGGAAAAGCTTGCTCCCCTTGTCACACACCGCAAGCGGGAGATTCGCAAGGAAACATGCTGGACTATCTCCAATATTGCCGCCGGCAATTCAGAGCAAATCGACGCACTCATCAAATCAGATCTCTTTCCATTGGTTATCAAATGTCTCCAAGGTACGGAACTGGATGTGAAGAAGGAGGCCGTGTGGTCTATCGCCAACGTAACTCTCTGCGGAGTTTCCCCACATTTGTATTATCTTTTGGACTGCGGTGTCATCCCTCCGTTATGTGATGTCTTGAACACGCATGATCCCAAAACTCTTACAGTTGCCCTCGAAGCTCTCATGGGATTTCTGCAGGTGGGCGAAGACAGAGTTAAAACAGGAGAAGTACAGGAGAACCCCGTGGCGCGTGCCATCATTGAGTGCGGTGGTGTGGATGCCATTGAGCGTGCGCAATCCTCCACAGACTCCAGCATATACAGCATTGCACTTTGTCTCCTCGAGACATTCTTTAAcgtggaagaggagggagcaCCTCAGCAGTTTGAGTTGGGGATGGATCATGGAGATCCAAATGGACAACCACCACAAGGCCAGTTCGATCTTTGA
- a CDS encoding NUDIX hydrolase, conserved, whose translation MPNETAGKPPKVFQTNGKLPRGSDPTCDDVEFTHEGEVVVTSSDGKKFRRSVCVFIMNENGHFLGCRRYDDRSTIQCVQGGAKRGETVQQTATREVMEEIGVHCDQLQFISEITYSKPECGEPQNCDGPRSAFRYKSKSWRRIGIVGQELYPLLYSMQSSVINHLNFHSVPGTRREFIGAEWVPLHVLRNKCSKSKQVAVSNMCDAVEEILWGQSRSPRRDSHSADAGRLNELKKDIGSSSQHELGDTMNDMVNSCQRKRRRKRKGKSGNKNQLLHEEGGSLQMNLLGNPTSCE comes from the coding sequence ATGCCAAACGAAACCGCGGGTAAGCCTCCTAAGGTTTTCCAAACTAATGGAAAATTACCACGTGGCAGTGACCCCACATGTGATGATGTGGAGTTCACCCATGAAGGCGAGGTGGTAGTGACTTCTTCCGACGGGAAGAAGTTTCGCCGTAGTGTTTGTGTCTTCATCATGAACGAAAACGGCCATTTCCTGGGATGTCGGCGGTACGATGATCGCAGCACAATACAGTGTGTTCAAGGTGGTGCGAAGAGGGGTGAAACGGTTCAACAAACTGCGACTCGTGAAGTAATGGAAGAGATCGGGGTGCACTGCGACCAACTTCAGTTCATTAGTGAGATCACCTACTCGAAACCTGAGTGTGGCGAACCCCAGAACTGTGACGGACCACGTTCTGCCTTTCGCTACAAATCTAAATCATGGAGACGTATCGGAATTGTGGGTCAGGAACTGTATCCCCTTCTCTATAGTATGCAGTCGTCTGTCATAAACCATTTGAACTTCCATTCCGTTCCGGGCACCAGACGGGAATTCATCGGGGCAGAGTGGGTTCCACTTCATGTTTTGCGCAATAAATGCTCAAAGTCGAAGCAGGTGGCGGTATCCAATATGTGTGACGCTGTCGAAGAAATTTTGTGGGGGCAATCACGATCTCCACGCCGTGATTCACACTCTGCTGATGCCGGCAGGTTGAATGAGTTGAAGAAGGACATTGGAAGCAGCTCACAGCACGAACTTGGGGACACGATGAATGACATGGTAAATAGTTGTCAGCGGAAACGACGGCgtaagagaaaagggaagagtgGGAATAAGAATCAATTGTTACATGAGGAGGGAGGTTCCCTTCAGATGAATTTACTTGGAAACCCCACCTCCTGCGAGTGA
- a CDS encoding ubiquitin carboxyl-terminal hydrolase, putative, whose product MRSVADGIGYAGSAEAAADLGSIKSCDNDPQLWMCLRCGLYCCGVHRKSHYDNSRMSGVGTDDKINGGHRIFFAVKPRWGTDVNSPAVGAPLPTVTINLCQVESPERRTVTMNNLKVSKVSFEKVGTYGIISCVECHEDPIKLPVRNSLPCLGVDLITLCENVAKVLHCVERNISLAPDYDEGSFGAPRARGVLDSGIATDTRRQNSNYETYSYVETNKQANSRAATSSNSRCVRARAGTLVEACISGFENRRNTCYFNSVLQCILQCNTFIDFMIRQKFTGSHTLVHHMSEMIGFMKSGPCAGDRQGIVDGLARALMGSLSEIVPMFGDGDQQDSQELFITLINGIADELDKGKSEEEKKGSQRVPFEGMLCTTVTCRGCKNQVKRDEVFMALSIPVTNSVEDSLEKLFERSTLNGDSQYACEVCFNKLSPAEQTKKNNDIRAENEARKLRKKANAEAKSLNCLYQDADVETSIGRFNGSLALHLLRFKCDDRGVYKVPGAVSFPKRLNLSKYIVGSAASGCGDTKMPQTIVQTNVNTHRSVSRPSNSLVHVSGGDGCTSSVEESTDNRRSQLDLELVGIISHVGSLHGGHYVAHVRSHTKPSMWFYCDDEEIYTVDESSVFEREQGVYMLFYDQLYH is encoded by the coding sequence ATGCGCAGCGTTGCCGATGGAATTGGTTATGCAGGGAGTGCTGAAGCTGCTGCGGATTTAGGAAGCATCAAATCATGTGATAATGATCCGCAACTTTGGATGTGTCTTCGCTGTGGGTTATATTGCTGTGGAGTGCACCGAAAGTCGCATTATGACAACTCGAGAATGTCTGGTGTTGGCACAGACGATAAAATAAATGGGGGCCACCGTATCTTTTTTGCCGTGAAACCGAGATGGGGGACGGATGTGAACTCACCTGCCGTTGGTGCACCGTTGCCGACAGTTACGATAAACTTGTGTCAAGTCGAATCACCTGAGAGGCGTACCGTAACGATGAATAACTTGAAGGTTTCAAAGGTTTCATTTGAAAAGGTAGGGACGTATGGCATTATATCGTGTGTGGAATGCCATGAAGACCCGATCAAGTTGCCTGTGCGGAACAGCTTACCATGTTTAGGGGTTGACTTGATAACTCTTTGCGAAAATGTAGCGAAGGTGTTACACTGCGTCGAGAGAAACATTTCTTTGGCTCCTGATTACGACGAAGGCTCGTTCGGGGCTCCCCGTGCTCGCGGCGTACTGGATTCAGGAATTGCAACAGACACGAGGCGTCAAAACAGCAACTATGAAACGTATTCTTATGTGGAGACGAATAAGCAGGCCAACTCACGTGCAGCAACCTCTTCTAACAGTCGTTGCGTGAGAGCACGGGCGGGCACACTAGTGGAGGCTTGTATCTCCGGCTTTGAAAATCGGCGCAACACATGTTATTTCAACTCCGTTCTCCAATGTATTCTTCAATGCAATACCTTTATTGATTTTATGATCCGTCAAAAATTCACCGGTTCACACACGTTGGTGCATCATATGTCCGAAATGATAGGGTTTATGAAGAGCGGCCCGTGCGCAGGTGATAGACAAGGTATCGTGGATGGCCTTGCCCGTGCTTTGATGGGCAGTTTATCTGAAATTGTTCCAATGTTTGGTGACGGGGATCAACAGGACAGTCAGGAACTCTTCATTACGCTGATCAATGGTATCGCTGATGAGTTAGATAAGggtaaaagtgaagaagaaaagaaagggagtcAACGTGTCCCTTTCGAAGGTATGCTCTGTACTACAGTAACATGCAGAGGGTGTAAAAACCAAGTCAAACGGGATGAAGTGTTCATGGCGCTTTCAATACCCGTTACGAACAGCGTTGAAGATAGCCTTGAAAAACTTTTCGAAAGATCGACACTTAACGGGGATTCTCAGTACGCCTGTGAAGTGTGCTTTAACAAACTATCTCCTGCGGAGcaaacgaagaaaaacaacgatATTCGTGCGGAGAACGAGGCACGGAAGCTcaggaagaaagcaaatGCGGAAGCAAAGAGTCTCAACTGTCTCTACCAAGACGCAGACGTGGAAACATCAATCGGGAGATTTAATGGATCACTCGCGTTACACTTACTACGGTTCAAGTGCGACGACCGTGGCGTATACAAAGTtcctggcgcagtttctttCCCAAAAAGACTGAACCTTAGTAAGTATATAGTGGGCAGTGCGGCAAGCGGATGTGGGGACACGAAAATGCCGCAAACGATCGTCCAAACAAATGTGAACACACATCGTAGTGTTTCCCGACCCAGCAATTCGCTGGTACATGTTTCCGGTGGCGATGGCTGTACGAGTAGCGTGGAGGAGAGTACTGACAACCGACGGAGTCAGTTGGACTTGGAGCTCGTCGGCATAATCTCGCATGTTGGTTCACTTCACGGTGGGCATTATGTTGCTCATGTACGGAGCCATACCAAACCATCCATGTGGTTCTACTGCGACGATGAAGAAATTTATACTGTGGATGAATCAAGTGTGTTTGAACGCGAGCAGGGTGTATATATGCTCTTCTACGACCAGCTTTACCATTAA
- a CDS encoding small nuclear ribonucleoprotein Sm-E (identical to GP:9837178: Sm-E {Trypanosoma brucei}(PMID:10900267)), with product MSVTTKQMVKPTVVVHRYLKESQRVCVWLVHETKMKIEGVLLGYDEFMNVVLGDATEVHLKTGEVVQLGKILLRSDNVGVIHPIGI from the coding sequence ATGAGCGTCACAACAAAGCAGATGGTTAAGCCGACTGTTGTCGTGCACCGTTACTTAAAAGAGAGtcaacgtgtgtgtgtgtggcttGTGCACGAAACTAAGATGAAGATCGAGGGCGTTTTGTTGGGTTACGATGAGTTTATGAATGTCGTGTTGGGCGACGCGACGGAGGTGCATCTCAAAACCGGAGAGGTTGTTCAATTAGGGAAGATCCTTCTTCGCAGTGATAATGTGGGTGTCATTCACCCTATTGGCATATAG
- a CDS encoding calcium-binding protein, putative, with protein MPHSMDTTLFSDENRIDRGDSLLFHCVQLSQGGTDSHRYFFGCYFPRWRGFYMDEARELPGPLGYNVTRHFPAFPFDVYLKDDGEHFLTDDFQIGSIFTLGGPLNQRDDGQKRYKVVHCDDSQLRTRTGKTLAFIGNNVSGLLQQTHRVSGEAIDALKRIREAYIFNVGNGIPEVGIKAMGRHFRKVGSDGRRWMSYEGIVRFVKDSRNFNATLSFSDTQRTEEDVNTVATCIYNAFPKNEEECIDYDFFMDYVRGPMSQERKDAVWNIFRRMDYDRDGNLNIIDIQACYNTQDHPTCSVDHLFQSDKMLKGFLTIWDENERCGLVPYAEFLDYYNGVSAVLEDDKVFFDVLNNQWKLL; from the coding sequence ATGCCGCACTCCATGGACACCACACTCTTCAGCGATGAAAATCGCATTGATCGCGGTgattcccttcttttccattgCGTGCAGCTCTCGCAGGGTGGGACGGACTCACATCGCTATTTCTTTGGGTGTTATTTCCCGCGCTGGCGTGGCTTCTACATGGATGAGGCGCGTGAACTTCCTGGCCCGCTTGGTTATAATGTCACGCGGCACTTCCCCGCTTTCCCTTTTGATGTGTATTTGAAGGATGATGGGGAACACTTTCTCACTGATGACTTCCAGATAGGCTCCATCTTTACTCTTGGTGGTCCCTTAAATCAGCGTGATGATGGGCAGAAACGCTACAAAGTGGTGCACTGCGATGACAGCCAATTACGCACACGCACTGGGAAGACACTTGCATTCATTGGAAATAATGTATCAGGTTTACTCCAACAGACACACCGAGTGTCAGGGGAGGCGATTGATGCGTTGAAACGCATCAGAGAGGCGTATATTTTCAATGTCGGAAACGGGATCCCAGAGGTAGGCATTAAAGCTATGGGAAGGCACTTCCGTAAGGTGGGAAGTGATGGAAGGCGGTGGATGTCATATGAAGGTATTGTGAGGTTCGTAAAGGATTCACGTAATTTCAATGcaacactttctttttctgatACACAGCGAACGGAAGAGGATGTAAATACCGTTGCAACATGTATTTATAACGCATTCCCCAAAAACGAAGAAGAATGTATTGACTATGACTTCTTTATGGATTACGTTCGCGGTCCAATGAGCCAGGAGCGGAAAGATGCTGTGTGGAATATATTCCGTCGGATGGACTATGACAGGGACGGAAACTTAAACATCATAGACATCCAAGCCTGCTACAATACGCAGGACCATCCGACTTGTTCCGTAGATCATCTGTTTCAGTCAGATAAAATGCTGAAGGGGTTTCTGACTATCTGGGATGAAAATGAGCGATGCGGTTTGGTTCCTTATGCAGAGTTTTTAGACTACTACAACGGTGTGAGTGCTGTACTCGAGGACGATAAAGTTTTTTTCGACGTTCTCAATAATCAATGGAAACTTTTGTAA
- a CDS encoding pyridoxal kinase (identical to GB:AAC61803.1: pyridoxine/pyridoxal/pyridoxamine kinase {Trypanosoma brucei} (PMID:9274862)) produces the protein MSEKTVLSIQSFVTHGYVGNKAATFPLQLHGFDVDGINTVCLSNHSGYPVIRGHRMSLQEYDELMEGVRANNFLSNYRYILTGYINNVDIIGRIRDTLKEVRELREKEDKKLTFICDPVMGDDGIMYCKKEVLDAYRELVPLADIVTPNYFEASLLSGVTVNDLSSAILAADWFHNCGVAHVIIKSFREQENPTHLRFLYSVKEGSEAAVRRFSGVVPYHEGRYTGTGDVFAACLLAFSHSHPMDVAIGKSMAVLQELIIATRKEGGDGKSSLKSRELRVVASPQVVLQPSTVVDVKPIS, from the coding sequence ATGTCAGAGAAGACGGTTTTATCGATTCAATCATTTGTTACGCATGGCTACGTCGGGAATAAGGCTGCTACGTTTCCTCTGCAGCTGCATGGTTTCGATGTGGACGGTATTAACACCGTTTGTCTCTCAAACCACAGTGGGTACCCAGTTATTAGGGGCCACAGAATGAGCTTACAGGAATACGACGAACTAATGGAAGGCGTCCGAGCGAATAACTTCCTCAGCAACTATCGCTACATTCTGACCggatatataaataatgTTGACATTATTGGGAGAATACGCGACACATTAAAGGAAGTGCGGGAGCTCcgagaaaaggaagacaagAAGTTAACCTTCATTTGTGACCCCGTCATGGGCGATGATGGTATCATGTACTGCAAGAAAGAAGTATTGGATGCGTATCGGGAGCTGGTCCCTTTGGCGGATATCGTCACACCAAATTACTTCGAGGCTTCGTTGTTGAGTGGCGTCACCGTCAATGATCTCAGTAGTGCTATACTGGCTGCTGACTGGTTCCACAACTGTGGTGTTGCTCATGTTATCATCAAGTCGTTTCGTGAGCAGGAAAATCCAACTCACCTGCGGTTTCTGTACTCCGTGAAGGAGGGATCAGAAGCTGCGGTGCGGCGATTTTCAGGAGTGGTACCATATCATGAAGGTCGCTACACCGGAACGGGCGACGTTTTTGCCGCGTGCCTTCTTGCCTTCTCTCATTCTCATCCAATGGATGTGGCGATTGGCAAATCGATGGCTGTATTGCAGGAACTCATCATCGCAACCCGAAAGGAGGGAGGTGACGGTAAAAGTTCATTGAAAAGTAGGGAACTGCGTGTCGTTGCATCACCGCAAGTGGTGCTACAACCAAGCACAGTTGTTGACGTTAAACCAATTTCATGA